The following are encoded in a window of Aquipuribacter sp. SD81 genomic DNA:
- a CDS encoding ParB/RepB/Spo0J family partition protein, translating into MSTPRRGLGRGIGALIPPAPAAARPVVAPPSERPVDVFFPSVTRPASEDDRVAVAPDDETVDDRASTGVSRETASAGADLVAVPGATFAEIPLGEIRPNPRQPRQVFDADEMAELVHSVGEIGVLQPVVVRPLSEPEGEVRYELIMGERRWRASGEAGLATVPAVVRATEDDDLLRDALLENLHRSELNPLEEAAAYQQLLDDFGCTQDELSRRIGRSRPQVSNTLRLLRLPPAVQRRVAAGVLSAGHARALLALDDEEAAERLASRIVAEGLSVRAVEEIVASGGARPARARGPRAGRHMPLLDDVASRLSDRLDTRVKVALGRNRGRLTVEFATVEDLDRILAVLDPGGPGLRGGSTDGSSGSADEEYSAR; encoded by the coding sequence GTGAGCACCCCCCGACGCGGGCTCGGCCGAGGTATCGGCGCCCTCATCCCTCCCGCGCCGGCCGCGGCACGCCCGGTCGTCGCTCCGCCGAGCGAGCGTCCCGTCGACGTGTTCTTCCCCTCGGTGACGCGGCCCGCCTCGGAAGACGACCGCGTCGCCGTGGCGCCGGACGACGAGACGGTCGACGACCGCGCGAGCACCGGTGTTTCACGTGAAACGGCGTCGGCCGGTGCGGACCTCGTCGCCGTGCCGGGCGCCACCTTCGCCGAGATCCCGCTCGGGGAGATCCGGCCGAACCCCCGTCAGCCGCGACAGGTCTTCGATGCGGACGAGATGGCCGAGCTCGTGCACAGCGTCGGCGAGATCGGCGTGCTGCAGCCCGTCGTCGTACGCCCCCTCTCCGAGCCCGAGGGCGAGGTCCGGTACGAGCTCATCATGGGTGAGCGCCGCTGGCGCGCCTCGGGCGAGGCCGGTCTCGCCACCGTCCCGGCGGTCGTGCGCGCGACCGAGGACGACGACCTCCTGCGTGACGCCCTGCTGGAGAACCTGCACCGCAGCGAGCTCAACCCGCTCGAGGAGGCGGCCGCCTACCAGCAGCTGCTCGACGACTTCGGGTGCACGCAGGACGAGCTGTCGCGCCGCATCGGCCGGTCCCGCCCGCAGGTGTCGAACACGCTGCGCCTGCTCCGGCTGCCACCGGCCGTGCAGCGACGTGTGGCGGCCGGGGTGCTGAGCGCCGGCCACGCCCGCGCTCTGCTCGCGCTCGACGACGAGGAGGCGGCGGAGCGGCTCGCCTCCCGCATCGTCGCCGAAGGGCTGTCGGTCCGGGCGGTCGAGGAGATCGTCGCCAGCGGCGGCGCGCGACCGGCCCGGGCGCGCGGTCCCCGCGCGGGCCGGCACATGCCGCTGCTCGACGACGTCGCGAGCCGGCTGTCGGACCGGCTCGACACCCGCGTCAAGGTCGCGCTCGGCCGGAACCGTGGCCGCCTCACCGTGGAGTTCGCCACGGTCGAGGACCTCGACCGCATCCTGGCGGTGCTCGACCCCGGCGGTCCCGGCCTCCGGGGCGGGAGCACGGACGGGTCGTCCGGTTCTGCCGACGAGGAGTACTCAGCCCGCTGA
- a CDS encoding AAA family ATPase has product MDGASAPVGSPQVDGTATDANDSSSAPAVPRETSTSSEASSGSASRLDGAAAAGDDGWRDELASALPSPDEETPLARELATDARRRIALHGRTFPAPTTTRIITVANQKGGVGKTTTTVNLAAALAQGGLRVLVVDADPQGNASTALGVDHHGDVAGVYDVLLDEVGLADVVSPCPHVSGVSCAPATLDLSGAEIELVPVVAREYRLRKAIDRYVAACDEPPHYVLVDSPPSLGLLTLNALVAAREVLIPIQCEYYALEGVSQLMRTVELVQQNLNPDLDVSTVVLTMFDGRTRLSADVAAQVREVFGERVLRTNIPRSVRVSEAPSHLQTVMTYDPTSSGALSYLEAAQEIAMRGAAT; this is encoded by the coding sequence GTGGACGGGGCATCCGCCCCCGTAGGGAGCCCGCAGGTAGACGGAACCGCCACCGACGCGAACGACTCGTCGTCCGCGCCCGCCGTTCCACGTGAAACATCGACGTCGTCGGAGGCCTCGTCCGGGAGTGCCAGCCGTCTCGACGGGGCCGCGGCGGCCGGTGACGACGGCTGGCGCGACGAGCTCGCCTCCGCGCTGCCGTCGCCCGACGAGGAGACGCCGCTGGCCCGCGAGCTCGCGACCGACGCACGGAGGCGTATCGCGCTGCACGGCCGGACCTTCCCGGCGCCGACCACCACCCGGATCATCACCGTCGCGAACCAGAAGGGCGGGGTGGGGAAGACGACGACCACGGTCAACCTCGCCGCGGCTCTCGCGCAGGGTGGGCTGCGAGTGCTCGTGGTCGACGCGGACCCGCAGGGCAACGCGAGCACGGCGCTCGGGGTCGACCACCACGGCGACGTGGCCGGGGTCTACGACGTGCTGCTCGACGAGGTGGGGCTCGCGGACGTCGTCAGCCCCTGCCCCCACGTGAGCGGGGTGTCGTGCGCCCCGGCCACCCTCGACCTGTCGGGTGCCGAGATCGAGCTCGTCCCGGTCGTCGCCCGCGAGTACCGGCTGCGCAAGGCGATCGACCGCTACGTGGCGGCGTGCGACGAGCCTCCCCACTACGTCCTCGTCGACAGCCCACCGAGCCTCGGGCTGCTGACCCTCAACGCGCTGGTCGCGGCCCGCGAGGTCCTCATCCCCATCCAGTGCGAGTACTACGCGCTCGAGGGGGTCAGCCAGCTCATGCGCACGGTCGAGCTCGTGCAGCAGAACCTCAACCCGGACCTCGACGTGTCGACGGTCGTGCTCACGATGTTCGACGGCCGCACCCGCTTGTCCGCCGACGTCGCCGCCCAGGTGCGTGAGGTCTTCGGGGAGCGCGTGCTGCGGACGAACATCCCGCGCTCGGTGCGCGTGAGCGAGGCGCCCAGCCACCTGCAGACCGTCATGACCTACGATCCGACGTCCAGCGGCGCGCTCTCCTACCTCGAGGCCGCGCAGGAGATCGCCATGCGAGGAGCTGCCACGTGA
- the rsmG gene encoding 16S rRNA (guanine(527)-N(7))-methyltransferase RsmG, with translation MTVPEAARAVFGERVDVAAAYVGLLEGSGTERGLVGPREHGRMWERHVLNCAVVAELVPHGAGVLDVGSGAGLPGIPLAVARPDLTVELLEPLLRRTTWLEEVVDELGLADRVTVTRARAAAARGRDADVVTARAVTALERLLPMSAPLVRDGGLLLALKGASAGEEMAAVPARLWTDWEPGARVARCGSGVLAEETTVVVAYRRRRRGR, from the coding sequence GTGACCGTCCCCGAGGCGGCTCGTGCCGTCTTCGGTGAGCGGGTCGACGTCGCGGCGGCCTACGTCGGTCTGCTCGAGGGCTCCGGGACCGAGCGCGGCCTCGTCGGGCCGCGGGAGCACGGACGCATGTGGGAGCGTCACGTGCTCAACTGCGCCGTCGTCGCCGAGCTCGTGCCCCACGGGGCCGGTGTCCTCGACGTCGGCAGCGGGGCCGGTCTGCCGGGCATCCCCCTCGCCGTCGCGCGGCCGGACCTCACCGTCGAGCTGCTCGAACCGTTGCTGCGCCGCACGACCTGGCTGGAGGAGGTCGTCGACGAGCTCGGCCTCGCCGACCGGGTGACCGTCACACGGGCTCGGGCGGCGGCCGCGCGCGGCCGGGACGCCGACGTCGTCACGGCTCGGGCGGTCACGGCGCTCGAGCGGCTGCTGCCGATGAGTGCCCCCCTCGTGCGCGACGGCGGTCTGCTGCTCGCGCTCAAGGGAGCCTCCGCCGGCGAGGAGATGGCTGCGGTCCCGGCCCGTCTGTGGACGGACTGGGAGCCGGGTGCGCGCGTGGCACGATGCGGGAGTGGGGTACTGGCAGAAGAGACGACGGTCGTCGTTGCGTACCGCCGACGCCGTCGTGGCCGCTGA
- a CDS encoding Jag family protein: MDSTADETTGTATAEGAEPGAASATTAGAGASGSAEEERSPSRRQQLLDQEGDAAADYLEELLDIVDLDGDIDIDVENGRASVAVVADGSDAKDLLRLVGRDGEVLEALQELARLAAQAKTGERSRLLLDIAGWREQRRSTASRIAAEAVERARATGESVELEPMPAYQRKAVHDAVAEAGLRSESDGVEPNRFVVVLPD; this comes from the coding sequence GTGGACAGCACCGCGGACGAGACGACAGGCACGGCGACGGCCGAGGGCGCGGAGCCCGGTGCGGCGAGCGCCACGACGGCGGGGGCCGGCGCGAGCGGGTCGGCCGAGGAGGAGCGCAGCCCCTCCAGGCGTCAGCAGCTGCTCGACCAGGAGGGCGACGCCGCCGCGGACTACCTCGAGGAGCTCCTCGACATCGTCGACCTCGACGGCGACATCGACATCGACGTCGAGAACGGCCGGGCGAGCGTCGCGGTCGTGGCCGACGGCTCCGACGCCAAGGACCTGCTCCGCCTGGTCGGACGGGACGGCGAGGTCCTCGAGGCGCTGCAGGAGCTGGCCCGGCTGGCGGCACAGGCGAAGACGGGTGAGCGGTCCCGCCTGCTGCTCGACATCGCGGGCTGGCGGGAGCAGCGGCGCAGCACCGCCTCGCGCATCGCGGCGGAGGCGGTCGAGCGGGCGCGGGCGACCGGCGAGAGCGTGGAGCTCGAGCCGATGCCGGCGTACCAGCGGAAGGCGGTGCACGACGCCGTGGCCGAGGCCGGCCTGCGTAGCGAGTCCGACGGCGTCGAGCCCAACCGCTTCGTCGTCGTCCTGCCCGACTGA
- the yidC gene encoding membrane protein insertase YidC translates to MGDFFATILYPIEWFVATVMVGTHTLLVNLGFEPDGGPAWTLSIVSVVLVVRTLLIPLFVRQIKASRAMQIIQPEIKKIQDRYKGKNDQASREAMTKETMELYRSSKTNPFASCLPILIQMPIFFGLFRVLNRLRNPDAGAIGPFSEQLQNEAAQARFFGAPLSDTMLSATSPWTYLVATILVIIMTLSQFYVQRMLMTKNMSPAAMDSPFFKQQKMLLYILPLVFAVSGVGFAIGLVLYWCVTNIYSAVQQTIVIRSLPAPGSPAEKELEARRRKKAERTAARTGKSVEEVLGLPEPDPAASTADPVKRVQPKRQTRSKRKTGTP, encoded by the coding sequence ATGGGCGACTTCTTCGCGACCATCCTCTACCCCATCGAGTGGTTCGTGGCGACGGTGATGGTCGGCACGCACACCCTGCTCGTCAACCTCGGCTTCGAGCCCGACGGCGGACCCGCGTGGACGCTGTCGATCGTGTCCGTCGTGCTCGTCGTGCGCACGCTGCTCATCCCGCTGTTCGTGCGCCAGATCAAGGCGTCCCGGGCGATGCAGATCATCCAGCCCGAGATCAAGAAGATCCAGGACCGGTACAAGGGCAAGAACGACCAGGCCTCCCGCGAGGCCATGACCAAGGAGACGATGGAGCTCTACCGGAGCTCCAAGACGAACCCCTTCGCCTCCTGCCTGCCGATCCTCATCCAGATGCCGATCTTCTTCGGCCTCTTCCGGGTGCTCAACCGGCTGCGCAACCCCGACGCCGGGGCGATCGGTCCGTTCTCCGAGCAGCTGCAGAACGAGGCGGCGCAGGCGCGCTTCTTCGGGGCGCCGCTGTCGGACACCATGCTCAGCGCGACGAGCCCGTGGACGTACCTGGTGGCGACGATTCTCGTCATCATCATGACGCTGTCCCAGTTCTACGTGCAGCGCATGCTCATGACCAAGAACATGAGCCCGGCCGCGATGGACAGCCCGTTCTTCAAGCAGCAGAAGATGCTGCTGTACATCCTGCCGCTGGTGTTCGCCGTCTCCGGCGTCGGCTTCGCCATCGGCCTGGTCCTGTACTGGTGCGTCACCAACATCTACAGCGCCGTGCAGCAGACCATCGTCATCCGCAGCCTGCCCGCGCCCGGCTCGCCCGCCGAGAAGGAGCTCGAGGCGCGGCGCCGGAAGAAGGCGGAGCGCACGGCGGCCCGGACCGGCAAGAGCGTCGAGGAGGTGCTCGGCCTCCCCGAGCCCGACCCCGCCGCGAGCACGGCCGACCCCGTCAAGCGCGTCCAGCCCAAGCGGCAGACCCGGAGCAAGCGCAAGACCGGCACCCCCTGA
- the yidD gene encoding membrane protein insertion efficiency factor YidD, translating to MAERARRAGVLLWRLPREALVLVIRLYQLTLSPVLGPVCRFAPSCSSYAVTAVRRYGVLHGSWLTVRRLLRCHPWNPGGWDPVPERRGDHQHEHDGNEHRHENTSAARSDADRRAAS from the coding sequence ATGGCTGAGCGCGCGCGTCGGGCGGGGGTCCTGCTGTGGCGCCTGCCCCGCGAGGCGCTCGTCCTCGTCATCCGGCTGTACCAGCTCACGCTGTCGCCGGTGCTGGGACCGGTGTGTCGGTTCGCCCCCTCGTGCTCGTCGTACGCTGTGACGGCGGTGCGCCGGTACGGGGTCCTGCACGGCAGCTGGCTCACCGTCCGACGGCTGCTGCGCTGCCACCCGTGGAACCCGGGCGGCTGGGACCCGGTGCCCGAGCGTCGCGGGGACCACCAGCACGAGCACGACGGCAACGAGCACCGCCACGAGAACACGAGCGCCGCCCGGTCCGACGCGGACCGTCGCGCGGCGTCCTAG
- a CDS encoding ribonuclease P protein component, with protein MSLPARHRLRRSADITATVRGGRRTGTGPVVVHVRRRSAATPAPPDARPAERAAPGGAVRLASVTPRAVGGAVLRNRVRRRGHAALLQVLRERDVAPADVVVRYLPGSTDASVDDVAHALVRALERAGALTRDGRDG; from the coding sequence ATGTCGCTGCCCGCCCGGCACCGGCTGCGCCGCTCCGCCGACATCACCGCGACCGTGCGGGGTGGCCGGCGCACCGGCACCGGTCCGGTCGTGGTCCACGTGCGGCGGCGCTCCGCCGCGACCCCGGCACCCCCTGACGCCCGACCCGCCGAGCGAGCCGCGCCGGGTGGCGCAGTACGGCTCGCGTCGGTCACCCCGCGCGCGGTCGGCGGTGCCGTCCTCCGCAACCGGGTGCGGCGACGGGGGCACGCTGCCCTGCTGCAGGTGTTGCGCGAGCGCGACGTGGCGCCGGCCGACGTCGTGGTCCGCTACCTGCCCGGCAGCACCGACGCGAGCGTCGACGACGTCGCGCACGCGCTCGTCCGGGCGCTGGAGCGCGCAGGCGCCCTGACCCGGGACGGCCGGGATGGCTGA
- the rpmH gene encoding 50S ribosomal protein L34: MSKRTFQPKNRRRARTHGFRARMRTRAGRAIIAARRAKGRTELSA, from the coding sequence GTGAGCAAGCGCACGTTCCAGCCGAAGAACCGTCGGCGCGCCCGCACCCACGGCTTCCGTGCGCGGATGCGTACGCGTGCGGGCCGGGCGATCATCGCCGCGCGCCGCGCCAAGGGCCGTACCGAGCTCTCCGCCTGA
- the dnaA gene encoding chromosomal replication initiator protein DnaA: MPKDLSPLHRGQLRSARLVALDGDTAQVAVASSFDRQLLETKLLDTVTEALQVTTGSTWRLEVVVDPRLGALDGEHVLQVDSRAWVPADPGADHGDPGADHDADDVLDLTAADQVRGGRHAQALASPRPATRRRTLAEEAEARLNPRYTFESFVIGASNRFAHAAAVAVAEAPAKAYNPLFVYGDSGLGKTHLLHAIGHYVQSLYGGMRVRYVNSEEFTNDFINSIRDDRAAAFHSRYREVDVLLIDDIQFLQNKVQTQEEFFHTFNALHNANKQVVITSDVPPKQLQGFEDRMRSRFEWGLLTDVQPPDLETRIAILRKKAIVDSLAVPDEIMEYIASRISTNIRELEGALIRVTAFASLHRQPLTTQLADVVLRDLIPSADQPAITSSQIMAETASYFGVSVDDLHGSSRSRVLVNARQIAMYLCRELTEMSLPKIGQAFGGRDHTTVMHAERKIRSLMSERMAVYNQVTELTSRLKRQSGNR, encoded by the coding sequence ATGCCGAAGGACCTCTCGCCGCTGCACCGGGGCCAGCTCCGCTCGGCCCGGCTCGTGGCCCTCGACGGCGACACCGCGCAGGTGGCCGTCGCCTCCTCCTTCGACCGGCAGCTGCTCGAGACCAAGCTGCTCGACACCGTCACCGAGGCCCTGCAGGTGACGACCGGGTCCACGTGGCGCCTGGAGGTCGTGGTCGACCCTCGCCTCGGCGCCCTCGACGGCGAGCACGTGCTGCAGGTCGACTCCCGGGCGTGGGTGCCCGCCGACCCCGGTGCCGACCACGGCGACCCCGGTGCCGACCACGACGCCGACGACGTGCTCGACCTCACCGCCGCCGACCAGGTCCGCGGTGGGCGCCACGCGCAGGCGCTCGCCTCGCCGCGCCCCGCGACCCGGCGCCGCACCCTCGCGGAGGAGGCCGAGGCGCGGCTCAACCCGCGCTACACCTTCGAGTCCTTCGTCATCGGTGCGTCCAACCGCTTCGCCCACGCCGCCGCGGTCGCCGTGGCGGAGGCGCCGGCCAAGGCGTACAACCCGCTGTTCGTCTACGGCGACTCCGGCCTCGGCAAGACGCACCTGCTCCACGCGATCGGGCACTACGTGCAGAGCCTGTACGGCGGCATGCGGGTGCGGTACGTGAACTCCGAGGAGTTCACCAACGACTTCATCAACTCGATCCGCGACGACCGCGCGGCGGCGTTCCACTCCCGCTACCGCGAGGTGGACGTCCTCCTCATCGACGACATCCAGTTCCTGCAGAACAAGGTGCAGACGCAGGAGGAGTTCTTCCACACCTTCAACGCGCTGCACAACGCGAACAAGCAGGTCGTCATCACGAGCGACGTCCCGCCCAAGCAGCTGCAGGGCTTCGAGGACCGCATGCGCAGCCGCTTCGAGTGGGGCCTGCTCACCGACGTGCAGCCGCCGGACCTCGAGACGCGCATCGCGATCCTGCGCAAGAAGGCGATCGTCGACTCCCTCGCCGTGCCCGACGAGATCATGGAGTACATCGCCTCTCGGATCTCGACGAACATCCGCGAGCTCGAGGGCGCCCTCATCAGGGTCACGGCCTTCGCGAGCCTGCACCGCCAGCCGCTCACCACCCAGCTCGCCGACGTCGTGCTCCGCGACCTCATCCCGTCCGCGGACCAGCCGGCGATCACGTCGTCGCAGATCATGGCGGAGACGGCGAGCTACTTCGGCGTGAGCGTCGACGACCTCCACGGCTCCAGCCGGTCCCGTGTGCTCGTCAACGCACGGCAGATCGCCATGTACCTGTGCCGCGAGCTGACGGAGATGTCGCTGCCCAAGATCGGGCAGGCCTTCGGTGGCCGTGACCACACGACCGTCATGCACGCCGAGCGCAAGATCCGGTCCCTCATGAGCGAGCGGATGGCGGTGTACAACCAGGTCACGGAGCTGACGAGCCGCCTCAAGCGGCAGTCCGGGAACCGCTGA
- the dnaN gene encoding DNA polymerase III subunit beta → MRLQIDRDVLAEAVAWTTRVLPARPPVPVLTGVLLVAVPDGLQLSAFDYEVSARMTAPAQVEDEGRVLVQGRLLADIARALPSRPVTLHLDGAKLRVEAGSSRFALPVMPVEEYPQLPPPPQRVGTVPGEVFAAAVSQVAVAAARDETPPVLTAVRVEVDGGSLSLVATDRYRLALRDVEWHADDPGTATDFLVRARTLNDIARSLGGTEVEIGLSSGPGELLGISAGGRRTTVPLMDGEYPPVRRLFPDSSDTTVVVEAAALVDGVRRMALIGDRSPVRLTVGSDEIVLEAGTGEDAQATDALAVEAVDGPGLSIAFNAQYLMDGLGAAGSKYVKLSFTQPSKPALLSGHDQADASDTRGYTYLLMPIRMAG, encoded by the coding sequence GTGCGACTGCAGATCGACCGTGACGTGCTCGCGGAGGCCGTGGCGTGGACCACGCGCGTCCTCCCGGCCCGCCCGCCGGTCCCCGTCCTCACGGGCGTCCTCCTCGTGGCCGTGCCCGACGGCCTGCAGCTGTCGGCCTTCGACTACGAGGTCTCGGCCCGCATGACGGCGCCCGCGCAGGTCGAGGACGAGGGCCGGGTGCTCGTGCAGGGCCGGCTGCTCGCCGACATCGCCCGCGCCCTGCCCAGCCGGCCGGTCACGCTGCACCTCGACGGCGCCAAGCTGCGCGTCGAGGCGGGCTCGAGCCGCTTCGCGCTCCCCGTCATGCCCGTCGAGGAGTACCCGCAGCTGCCGCCGCCGCCGCAGCGCGTCGGCACGGTGCCAGGCGAGGTGTTCGCGGCCGCCGTCTCGCAGGTCGCCGTCGCCGCGGCCCGCGACGAGACCCCGCCGGTGCTCACCGCCGTCCGGGTCGAGGTCGACGGGGGCTCGCTGAGCCTCGTCGCCACGGATCGCTACCGGCTCGCGCTGCGCGACGTCGAGTGGCACGCGGACGACCCGGGCACCGCGACGGACTTCCTCGTCCGCGCGCGCACGCTCAACGACATCGCCCGCAGCCTCGGCGGCACCGAGGTGGAGATCGGCCTGTCGAGCGGGCCGGGCGAGCTCCTCGGCATCTCCGCCGGCGGCCGTCGCACGACCGTCCCGCTCATGGACGGCGAGTACCCGCCGGTGCGGCGCCTGTTCCCCGACAGCTCCGACACGACGGTCGTCGTCGAGGCCGCCGCGCTCGTCGACGGGGTGAGGCGCATGGCCCTCATCGGCGACCGGTCCCCGGTCCGGCTCACCGTCGGCAGCGACGAGATCGTGCTGGAGGCCGGCACGGGCGAGGACGCGCAGGCGACCGACGCGCTCGCCGTGGAGGCCGTCGACGGCCCCGGGCTGTCGATCGCGTTCAACGCGCAGTACCTGATGGACGGTCTCGGCGCGGCCGGCAGCAAGTACGTGAAGCTGTCGTTCACCCAGCCGTCGAAGCCCGCGCTGCTGTCGGGGCACGACCAGGCCGACGCCTCGGACACCCGCGGGTACACGTACCTGCTCATGCCGATCCGCATGGCCGGCTGA
- the gnd gene encoding phosphogluconate dehydrogenase (NAD(+)-dependent, decarboxylating), whose amino-acid sequence MSEPSSQHTNDPVRHLGLVGLGKMGGNMRTRLREAGLEVTGYAPDPSTTDVETLEDLVAALPTPRTVWVMVPSGEPTRQTVARLGELLEAGDLVIEGGNSRFTDDREHAAHLHERGIRYVDVGVSGGVWGVTEGYGLMAGGDAADVERAMPVFDALRPEGPREEGFSHAGPVGAGHYAKMVHNGIEYAVMQAFAEGYELLAASDAVDDVTTIFGGWRRGTVVRSWLLDLLVRALEEDPGLAKVSGYAEDSGEGRWTVIEGIANAVPTPTIAASLYARFVSRQEESPAMKAIAALRNQFGGHAVRSTPPGSSEQVQASVQEGAQADQEPTGPA is encoded by the coding sequence ATGAGCGAGCCCAGCAGCCAGCACACCAACGACCCGGTCCGTCACCTCGGCCTCGTGGGCCTCGGCAAGATGGGCGGCAACATGCGCACCCGGCTCCGCGAGGCCGGCCTAGAGGTGACCGGCTACGCCCCGGACCCCTCGACCACCGACGTGGAGACGCTCGAGGACCTCGTCGCCGCGCTGCCGACGCCGCGCACCGTGTGGGTGATGGTGCCGAGCGGCGAGCCGACCCGGCAGACGGTCGCGCGGCTCGGGGAGCTGCTCGAGGCGGGCGATCTCGTCATCGAGGGCGGCAACTCCCGCTTCACCGACGACCGTGAGCACGCCGCCCACCTGCACGAGCGCGGCATCCGCTACGTCGACGTCGGCGTGTCCGGCGGCGTCTGGGGCGTCACGGAGGGCTACGGCCTCATGGCCGGCGGCGACGCCGCCGACGTGGAGCGGGCGATGCCCGTCTTCGACGCGCTGCGTCCGGAGGGTCCGCGCGAGGAGGGCTTCTCCCACGCCGGCCCGGTCGGTGCGGGCCACTACGCGAAGATGGTCCACAACGGCATCGAGTACGCCGTCATGCAGGCCTTCGCGGAGGGCTACGAGCTGCTCGCCGCCAGCGACGCCGTCGACGACGTCACCACCATCTTCGGCGGCTGGCGGCGCGGCACCGTCGTGCGGTCCTGGCTGCTCGACCTGCTCGTGCGCGCGCTCGAGGAGGACCCGGGCCTGGCCAAGGTGAGCGGCTACGCCGAGGACTCCGGCGAGGGCCGCTGGACGGTCATCGAGGGCATCGCGAACGCGGTGCCCACGCCGACCATCGCGGCGTCGCTGTACGCGCGCTTCGTGTCGCGGCAGGAGGAGAGCCCGGCGATGAAGGCGATCGCCGCGCTGCGCAACCAGTTCGGCGGTCACGCGGTCCGGTCCACCCCGCCCGGCTCCAGCGAGCAGGTGCAGGCCTCCGTGCAGGAGGGCGCGCAGGCCGACCAGGAGCCCACGGGCCCGGCGTGA
- the recF gene encoding DNA replication/repair protein RecF (All proteins in this family for which functions are known are DNA-binding proteins that assist the filamentation of RecA onto DNA for the initiation of recombination or recombinational repair.): MHVEHLSLSDFRSYPAAEVELGPGATTLVGDNGQGKTNVVEALGYLATLGSHRVATDAALVRAGAERAVVRGRVRRGGRTALVELEITPGRANRARVNKAPVRPREVLGLLRTVLFAPEDLAVVKGEPDQRRRFVDDLLVALQPRTAGVRADYERVVRQRSALLRSGRGLRGSAAAGVESTLEVWDAQLAQLGADLLAARLDTLEQLAPYAEAAYGAVSGVPGALTTRYRPRGLHPQVRSADAGSLPDPPRERAELRDALLAAAAAARRAELDRGTTLVGPHRDDVDLLVNAMPARGYASHGESWSAALALRLGSFDLLTETGGEDGEPVLVLDDVFAELDARRRGHLAERALRAEQVLVTAAVAEDVPPGLAGRVLRVERDLATGTSTVAAA, translated from the coding sequence GTGCACGTCGAGCACCTCTCGCTGAGCGACTTCCGCTCCTACCCCGCCGCCGAGGTCGAGCTCGGCCCCGGCGCGACGACGCTGGTCGGCGACAACGGCCAGGGCAAGACGAACGTCGTGGAGGCGCTCGGCTACCTCGCGACCCTCGGCAGCCACCGGGTCGCGACCGACGCCGCGCTCGTGCGCGCCGGCGCCGAGCGCGCCGTCGTGCGCGGCCGGGTGCGCCGCGGCGGGCGCACCGCGCTCGTCGAGCTCGAGATCACGCCCGGGCGCGCCAACCGCGCGCGGGTCAACAAGGCCCCCGTGCGGCCGCGGGAGGTGCTCGGCCTTCTCCGCACGGTCCTGTTCGCCCCCGAGGACCTCGCGGTCGTCAAGGGCGAGCCGGACCAGCGGCGGCGCTTCGTCGACGACCTCCTCGTCGCGCTGCAGCCCCGGACGGCCGGTGTCCGTGCGGACTACGAGCGCGTCGTCCGGCAGCGCAGCGCCCTGCTGCGCAGCGGCCGGGGGCTGCGCGGGTCCGCCGCCGCCGGCGTCGAGAGCACGCTGGAGGTGTGGGACGCGCAGCTCGCGCAGCTGGGCGCCGACCTGCTCGCCGCGCGGCTGGACACGCTCGAGCAGCTCGCCCCGTACGCCGAGGCCGCCTACGGCGCGGTGTCCGGGGTGCCGGGGGCGCTCACGACGAGGTACCGCCCGCGCGGGCTGCACCCCCAGGTGCGCAGCGCCGACGCGGGCTCCCTGCCGGACCCGCCGCGCGAGCGGGCCGAGCTGCGCGACGCGCTGCTGGCCGCCGCCGCGGCTGCGCGACGCGCCGAGCTCGACCGCGGCACGACGCTCGTCGGCCCGCACCGCGACGACGTCGACCTGCTCGTCAACGCGATGCCCGCCCGCGGCTACGCGAGCCACGGCGAGTCGTGGTCGGCCGCGCTCGCGCTGCGCCTGGGCTCCTTCGACCTGCTCACCGAGACCGGCGGGGAGGACGGCGAGCCCGTGCTCGTCCTCGACGACGTCTTCGCCGAGCTGGACGCCCGGCGCCGTGGCCACCTCGCCGAGCGTGCCCTGCGGGCCGAGCAGGTCCTCGTCACCGCGGCGGTCGCCGAGGACGTGCCCCCGGGCCTCGCCGGCCGGGTGCTGCGCGTCGAGCGCGACCTCGCGACCGGCACGAGCACGGTGGCCGCGGCGTGA